The nucleotide sequence CACAACTTTTCATTTCCGACATTTCCTGCCGAAGCACCTTGCTCAAAAACAGCGTGATCAGCACCCACATTTCCTGTAGTTACCAAAGAGATAATGAGGCACTGTTTAGAAGAAACCGACTACAAGAACAAGATATATTATAAGTGGGGTTCAGCGCTTAAAGCTAGCAAATGATCTTTCTTCTATCAAGGGGTGAAGTTGATATATCATGATggtgttaataaaaaaacacaacTTAAACAATCGGTATAAAATTTGCAAGGCCTGGCAGCataatttaatcaattaaattaaacaagaGTTTCTACCTCCTGGCATGACACCAGTGCCTCCAGCAATACCAGCTGCCGTATTTGCCACTAGATTTCCATAAAGATTGGGAGTGACCTGCAAGACATGAAACAACCTCTGTAAATGGGGAAGGAAAAAAAGTAGCACATAGAAGTTCGAAACCAGGCAAACatctattttaaatttcaatagaCAACTCATTTTTAGCTCAATGACATAGACAGGTCTTTTGGCTAAAATCAAGAGCAAGCATGAAACATCCGAAGCTGAGTGTTGGGCCCAGATCAATACGTTTTCTAAATGCAAGATGATCTAATAATCAGAGCCTTTTGCCAGTGTGGGGTCTGGGAAGTGCCACATGAACAGTCTTACCATTTTGTGGAAAGGATACTTCCCATTTGGAACCCAGATTACAAGGGAAAATACCAAGTCCTAGATTCAATTTACCCTCCCCACCAGCTCCCAAGGAACAGAAAAACCAAGTTCATGATCAACATATGAGACAAGAAGCAAACTCATTAGAAACACAAGAAGAACAAGATTTTGATCCAAGTTAAAACAGCAGAACTAGGAATTCACATTAGGAAACAAGGTATGAACAGACTATTGGACTATTCATGTTTTATTCGACTATATGAATCCAGGCTGATATTTCACTTGAGCGCATCCAGATTGTTCATCTTTTCCCGGCTTTAAATAGAGCATTACTATCCTTCTATGCTTACTTCTCGACCTACCACATCAATTCCACATAGACATCAGACTCAAAAAACTCAGTCAATGTTTTGATGTGACTCACAGGTTTTAAACTCTCAAACTCTTTTCCATTTACTCTTTTACTTCTTCATAGGTCATCACAATAGCAAAATACCTACAAGACCTCCTAGCCCAAAGTGTAGCTCAATGCTGGCCGGTCTTGACTTTTTAGGCACCAATAAGGTTGACAAGCCCAAGCTATGAAGTAATTCTCcacttaaaatacataatttcttCAAACCAAAACTAATAGTAAAAGAGAATCTCTAATTTGCATCATCAGTTGGCGTATGAGCCTTTGCAAGATTCTCAACAGACTATTCTGACATGTCACAAGCACCTAATATTTCATCTTATATCCACCCTTTGTATTACGGGTCAAACCTGATCTGAAGCATATAAGAAGATAAGAATAGAACCACTTCTTGACTAAACATTAGAAATGGTTTTCACAATTCAAATCATAGATACATCTCACAAATTCACAATTCAGATCACAGAAACTCCAAAGCTTGAAACCTTTTCATATTGGCATCATTTCAACATCCAAAGAATATTTAAAGGCGAATACCAGTAATTGCAAATTCATCACAATCCAGTCAACTGCAGTCAACCAAGTATTTCCAATAATTCCTAGTCGCAGATTATCATTCCAAGAAACCTGAACTTTGCTTAAAATCGAATCAACCCAAGTTCAAGATGTCTTTGCTAAAGCGTAAAAGGAAAATAGAAAAGGGTGAGATGAAAATTAAATTACTTGGCAGCCGCCCCATCTAGGCAGCAAGTCTATTCCAATGCATTTTTTAACTAACGTCTTATTAGTTATTCCAAGCTCTTAAATACAAGAGAGAAGGACAGAATTTGTTGCTAAACAAACTCCTAATCACCAGGCAAACACATCTGCTAAACAAACTCCCAATCACTAGGCAAACACATCTGCCAAACAAAATCCTAGTAACCGATGTCAGACCAAgtccaaaattaaaccaaattatCCACACTTAGTcaaagaagaagcaaaaaataaaactttaatcaTGCCACGAACACATCCACACTCCACATATAAAAACCATATCCACAAAACAGAGCTGAAACCATATTCACAAAACAGAATTCTGAGCTGAAGTCGCATTACCATCACATCAAATTGCTCGGGCTTCGAAACGAGTTGCATACAGCAATTGTCCACAATGATTTCATTGTAATTAATACTTGGGTACTTTGTAGCAACCTCTCTGCAGGACTCCAGGAACAACCCATCAGCCAGCTTCATAATGTTGGCTTTGTGCACAGCAGTCACCTTCTTCCTGTTGTTCAAATAGGAATACTCGAAAGCGTACTTCGCGATTCGCTCCGAGCAGAACTTGGTGATCACCTAACACATTCACAATCAACTCCCAATTTTCACAAAACTGCAGAGCTAAAGattgaattttgggtttttgattACCTTGAGGCTCTCAACGACGCCAGGGACAACCTCGTGCTCGAGCCCGGCGTATTCGCCCTCGGTGTTCTCTCTAATTACGACAATGTCCACGTTCTCGTGGCGGGTGGGGAGGCCGGGGAGGTTGAAGCAGTTTACTAGCGAAGCGTACAGGTCGAGCTCTTTTCTCAGCTGCACGTTGAGCGAGCTCACGCCGCCGCCCACCGGAGTCTTCAGCCCGCCCTTCAAGCACACCTTGTTTTTCCGGATCGACTCGATCACCTCCGGCGGGACCCGCTTCATGTCGCCGTGGACGTCGTAGCGCTCGAAGTACACGGGGGCGTGCATCGCTTCCATGACTTGCTCGACGGCGTTGGTGACAAGCGGGCCGATTCCATCGCCGGGGATCAGGGTTACGGGCCGCGGGGCACCGTCGCCGGGTCGGGGCATGTAGGTGACGGATCGGGTGTTCGGGTGGGATTTGGGAAGGAATGGTGCCGGCGTGGGGCGCTGTGTGAGGTTTTTAAAGATCGGGAGGGTCCGGCGGGCCATGGCcgagggttagggttttgggtttttctgGACGGAGTAGGTTGTCGGATTTGCCAAGGGTCGACTTTAGCTGCAGAGGAGTTGAAGTTGAGCGGGTGAATGACTAGGGCGGGGAATCGGAAAATATGAGGAAGTTGGAGGACCTTTTTGCAATAATGCCACGCTCTAATTCGCATTTCTGGGTGGACTAGGTCTGACTCCTAATAACTGAAGTGTGAAGAAAGAGAGGGAAgagaatgaaaataaaatgagaGAATTTAAGACCTCTCACCTTTGTGTACCATTTCAAATGCATTTCTTCCACACTATTCTCTTCACCCTCCTATATCCTTATTCAAGCCTACAATCTTTATTGtattttctatatatttttaataaaaagtaaaCTAAAGGGAAATGCCCGTCATCTCATTTGTTTAATCATTTTCgttgttttcatttgatttattaaCTTCAATTACTAGAAATAAAGAAGAGTAAGATCATTAAAAATTCGTCTTTAGAGAAACACCAATAAAAATTAACATATCATATTACAAAGTTCAGTTTTTAGAGAAAcatcaacaaaaattaaaaggtAAGATCAGTAAACTCATCTTCCAACCATAGAACTTACACATCAATGAAACACAAAAGTATGCGATTCTGAAAACTTCTGGTtataacaaaatttaaaaccggTTTCTTCTTGATCCCGATAGAAAGTTGATGAATCTCGTATGGAACCACCGTGCAGACCTTACAAATAAATCCACAGAGCATAGCAGTCCTTTGTAGACCAAAAACATGCAACAACTTTATACAGATTCATCCACATGGTTTCTTAGCTTCTCACAATCATCTTCTATCAGGCGTAAATAACAACTAAACTGCAGGATTTACGTATCAATGAGTTGAAGCAGGAGGAGGAGTAGGAGCACCACCCAATCCCATTTTTTGCCCCAGTACTGCGAGCTGCTCCACAAACTCCTGACCTGTGAGTATTTCTGTTGTTCCGTATATAACATGCTTGACAGGTTGCTGACGCTGCGCAAGCTCTTGTAGGCTCCCGTACTCCACATAATTACCACCTCCAATCATGAAGACGATAGCTTCTTTGAAAGGTCCTTTTAAATGGCTGCTACCTATTCCTGAGCTTGACTTCGGAGCACGAGGATCAAACACAAGATAGGAATCAATTTCTGGATTCGGCCTCCCCTCCACCAAGGCCTCCACTGTTCTTGTTAGTGCTAGCTGCCTATCATTGGATAAAAGATTTTTCACACCTGCTGTCACGGCGCTTATTGATTGCCCATAAAGTTTCTCTGCCCAATCGACTATGTTACTTCTGCTAGCAGAATTTGCTGATGCCAGTGAGACATTCAGCGCCTTGATCTTCTTCACATACTGAAATGCACTGGTATCAACCTCAGATTCCCTGAGGGCTGCTTCCACTTCTTGTTGATTAATGGTTTCAGAAGAAATAAGGTACATGATAGAAAACCGCAGCTTATCCATCTTACTCCCTTTCCCTCTAAGCACACCTAAAAGTTCGCTGCGATCAATGCCTCCTCTAACCATCATGTCATACTCCTTTTTAGCAAAAGAATCGAGCAGTCTCTCTTTGATCTCACTCAACAACACAGTTGCAATGTTGGTGTGCTTATCAATCACCTGCTTCCGCGCAGTCAACTCTGGCAATGAGTTCACTGcactcatcaaatgttttgtgTTCCCAATCATGTCTGTCCCATCAAATTCAGCTCCATCATTACCACCAGTTCGTCTATTGACCTCATCAACATCCCTCTTATACTTATTCAATTGGGTCTCAATCTCTACTGCTACTTCCGGAAATTCTAGAGACCCATTTGCTACCCAAAAGGGATCTGAGCTATCTAACTCATACGACTTCATCCCACCCTTTTCACCTTGAACATTCAACCTATTAAGCTTCAATCCAAGAATATCATGCACCAAGGGCCGGTACCTAAAATCATGCTGTATTCCCACAGATAACTCAAAATTACGGTCAAATATACACAATATGGGGCGCTGGAAAGAGCTCGCAAAGTTTCCACCTTCAGTAAACAGATTGTTCTTCGACAACAAGTGGTCACGAAGTCTCTGATCCAATGCTGATGCTACCATCTCAGCTGGACCACCACGAGGGCACCTGATAATTGGCACAACAGCAAGAGTAGCCAAAACGCAGAACAAGCCACCAACTATCTTTTCAATAATCTCCTCAATCTCACGGTCCCCTGCCTTGGGATCATTTAACTGAACATAAGTGTTCTTCTGTGCCAACGAGAACAAATTATCTTCCAGTGTCACAAACTCCAAATACTGATCATGCAACTTTGAAATCCGATGAATCGAATCTGAATTCAAAGTCCCAGATGCCAGATCCTCAAGCAGTGGGCGGGGAATCAAGGACGAGAAGTTCAGATGGAAGCTATCATACAGCGAGTTCGAAGTGTCAGCAATGATCCTCTGAATGTTGGAATGGCTGGGTTGGACAAAGTAGACAGCAGGCACATCATGAACGGGTTTTCGGTCCTTGTCAATCAGGAAGTACAGGGTCACACCGTGCTTACGAAGGTCCTTGACATGGATCAACGGGGAGAGTATGTTTTGGCAAAACTTATCATAGATCAAGATCTTATAGAC is from Malus sylvestris chromosome 5, drMalSylv7.2, whole genome shotgun sequence and encodes:
- the LOC126620953 gene encoding isocitrate dehydrogenase [NAD] regulatory subunit 1, mitochondrial codes for the protein MARRTLPIFKNLTQRPTPAPFLPKSHPNTRSVTYMPRPGDGAPRPVTLIPGDGIGPLVTNAVEQVMEAMHAPVYFERYDVHGDMKRVPPEVIESIRKNKVCLKGGLKTPVGGGVSSLNVQLRKELDLYASLVNCFNLPGLPTRHENVDIVVIRENTEGEYAGLEHEVVPGVVESLKVITKFCSERIAKYAFEYSYLNNRKKVTAVHKANIMKLADGLFLESCREVATKYPSINYNEIIVDNCCMQLVSKPEQFDVMVTPNLYGNLVANTAAGIAGGTGVMPGGNVGADHAVFEQGASAGNVGNEKLWEQKKANPVALLLSSAMMLRHLQFPSFADRLETAVKRVILEGKYRTKDLGGVSTTQEVVDAVIGKLD
- the LOC126620950 gene encoding SEC1 family transport protein SLY1-like, giving the protein MALNLRQRQTECITRMLNLNQPVNATGMANEEVYKILIYDKFCQNILSPLIHVKDLRKHGVTLYFLIDKDRKPVHDVPAVYFVQPSHSNIQRIIADTSNSLYDSFHLNFSSLIPRPLLEDLASGTLNSDSIHRISKLHDQYLEFVTLEDNLFSLAQKNTYVQLNDPKAGDREIEEIIEKIVGGLFCVLATLAVVPIIRCPRGGPAEMVASALDQRLRDHLLSKNNLFTEGGNFASSFQRPILCIFDRNFELSVGIQHDFRYRPLVHDILGLKLNRLNVQGEKGGMKSYELDSSDPFWVANGSLEFPEVAVEIETQLNKYKRDVDEVNRRTGGNDGAEFDGTDMIGNTKHLMSAVNSLPELTARKQVIDKHTNIATVLLSEIKERLLDSFAKKEYDMMVRGGIDRSELLGVLRGKGSKMDKLRFSIMYLISSETINQQEVEAALRESEVDTSAFQYVKKIKALNVSLASANSASRSNIVDWAEKLYGQSISAVTAGVKNLLSNDRQLALTRTVEALVEGRPNPEIDSYLVFDPRAPKSSSGIGSSHLKGPFKEAIVFMIGGGNYVEYGSLQELAQRQQPVKHVIYGTTEILTGQEFVEQLAVLGQKMGLGGAPTPPPASTH